TCAACACAATCACAAGAGGCAGTCCCTTACAGTTTCGAGCAACTTCAAATCCTGCTTCTTTTAGCTCTAAGGGAAACCCCCCGCGTTTAAATACCTTCTTTTGCAATAACTCCCAACTCTCTTCATCTGTTAGGAATCGAAGAGAATAAGGATCACTCATCTTAGTAGCAACCTCTTGAACGCGGGTTGTTACCATAATTCTACTTCCTCTTCCCACACAAGGGAAACATAATTGCAAGTCTTCCCACGTCTGATATTTCCACATATCATCTAAAACAATGAGGTATCTCTTGAAATAGAGTTCCTTCCTCAACATATCTGCAACGTCCTCATCCTCGCGGATCATGTCATGTTTTTCACCAGTGACTTGTTTAAGAATATCAATCAATAGCTTTCTGGGGCTATATGTTTGTGAAACAATACAAAATGCGCGAGCATCAAAGTGTTCAGCAATAGAATGACTGTTGTACACCTTTCTAGCCAAAGTTGTTTTGCCTAGTCCTGCCATTCCAACAATTGATATAACTGCGCGTTCTTTTGTTCCTCGAGTCAATTTCTGAATGATCTGTTTTACATCCTCCTTAAACCCCACAAATTCCTCATCATTCGATGAAAAAGAAGTAGTAGTTAACTCAATCTTCTCCATCTCAATTCACGATTGTTAGAGGTAAAAGTCAAACTGCATTATAGTTAATAACTGTGTTAGCCTCCATAAAACCAATGAAATAGTTTTTCGTCTTAGTAATGttattttcttctattcaaaTAGCGAGTCATGAGCATTAGAAATAATTTCGCAACAAgcatattttgaacattttacCTATCCGTCAAACACTAGGTAGACAGAGTTATCTAGTACGTGCAATTAAACATTTTGCCTCAATATCCATGTTCTAGTAAAagtgaatatatatatctatggaAGTTACAAATTACTAACAACACTAGAAACATTATGAGAGATTTGTTAATTAGAAGTTGATTCCTCAAATTCGTCTTTCCCAATTTTTAGTAACATTTTTCGTTTTTCGATATTCAAACTAGTTTTCTCCTCAAGATTACAAAACACTATTCTATCAATTCACACACTTGTGCCCCATTCTCTATGATCGAGGCGCTAGATCTTGTATCTATATGATTGACCAAGACCAAAATTGTAAGGTACGTTTTTTCTATCATAtaatgatatgagaaatcacaACTACTTGtactactttttcatatttattttcagATATTAGTAAATGGAAATATAACAACaaagtatcacataaatttGTTTGACTCATTAGAttagaaagtaaaataaaagcaAACAAATAGAAATCTAAAATAGGGATCTCACCTTAGAGtgcaaataaagagagaaataataattgtatgccTATATGGTTTCCCTCTTAGGAAGAATTGGAAAAGAAGTTTTGTGGACTttgaattttgaagaatgaagaaagATAGATCTAGTAATTGCAAGGTTgactttataaaatttacatgTGGCACTCCTTTATTGGACAAtgttaaatgatttaattttaattacatCGACCCAAATCAGTGAAATTGCGCTCGGATTAGTTATGTTGAGATtgtagtgttattttttttctcacgtATACTGAGAATGGAATAGTAATCCTGACATAAGGAACTTCGATATATTTAATCTCGAGAAAACTTATTTTTCCGATCATTTTAACATTTGATCGaaccaatattttttaaaaattgacgTTCCTTTCTTTAGCTCTTTACTAGCTTACATTGATATTTCTGCAgttatatgtttaaaaaaaatgcagtTATAACCTTGAAATTTATTTAACCAGACAACACTTCATAAAATTCTTCTTCAATATTTATGAGGTCTTACTTTCTCgtataaaaaaaaaggtcttTCTATATATAGTAAATTTACCAATTCCAACACTAACCTGACTAGTTTAAGATCACATAAGATTATATAGATAACAAACGTCTTTAAAATAAGACcacaagattttaaaaaatctcaCTTTATTTCTTATATCCATGTCTAATTAAACCAAGACACTTGAATTGAATCACATATAGtagtaaattgtgatatatatatacataatacacATATAGTTTTCATCAACAAATAACAACAATGAGCATGGCAATTAGTAGTTCAGATCACAGTGATAAAAAATTAGAATCCATAAGCTTTAAAATCTGGCTCCGTCTGTGAAATTACATATAAGAACATAGCTTACAAAGCACAAAACGAAATAGACATTGATATCCTGCGGACAATAGCAGCTTGCTGATATGCAAATCAATCAATCCACAAAGCAGAACCTTTCATCTGATGCATCCTCTGACTAGAAGTTCACAAGTCCGATGGATGATTCTGTTGCTCGGAATCACAACTAGGTGGATGGTATACAAAGATGAAGTTAAAAATATGGAAAGGACGAAGAATGACaggaaaataaatgaagtaaCTAGAGAGAACTCAAAAACCATAACGTTATATCAAAATGACATCGTTGGTATGTTGTCGATGCAATATGTAGCACAACTGGCATATTAGCTTAAAGGTTATGTGATCAATATCATAAACATAGTTTATTCTGAACACCTGAACTTCAATATGGCAAGGAAGAAATGTTTTCTAATATGCAAAAACAGAATGAAATCACTTACCATCATCGTTTGTCTTTCTTCAAGATATGAACTTTGAGGGAGGTAAACCCATAATATTCTTctgattcttttttaattttcaaagctGAATTACCAACAGAATCGCTACAATCGATAACTTTTATCAATTCCAATGGTATATTATAAACAAAGGCCTCCGGGATCCCTTCAAGCTTGGGACAACTTTTTATTACAAGATATTCAAGGCAAGGAAATGATTCCTCTCTGCAACTCCATTTGGTCATAAAAACACGATGTAATTTCAAAAACTTGAGTTTTTCAAACGTGTAATCACCGAGATCCCAATACCTTTCCCCTGCAAAGTATATCTCGGATAATTTAAGAGTCTCAAGGTATCGCAATTCTGCAATACTTGAAACTAATTCATGCGTTAGGAACATTTCACTGAGGGACAAACACTTGAGACGCGAGGGCAGAATAGTATCCAAATTCATCAATGCAGAGTTTGAGTAATCAGAAACATGATCTCCAAATTCATTAACGTGGAGCTTGAGTTCTTCAAGATATGGAAACTTGTCCCAAAACTTTCGAGTCATGTCAGCCACGGACATACAACACATTCCAAGAGTCTTCAAGTGATCTAACAcaatatcatcttcttcttcccaTACTGTAACGGGAAATTTGTTTATGTCCACATGCCTCAACTTTGACATTTTCCATATAACAGAGGATATCATTATATAAGATGAACGAACCCGCAAAGTTTGTAGATGAAGTAGGTGTGACACCCATTTCAAATCAAATGCTTTAGCAAATATTGCAAGGTACCTCAAGTGTGGGAATGACTGAAATTTAGCACTCAAAGAATTGTCCAAGTAGATATCCAATAAATGTAAAACCCGAACAAGTCTTAAGTTATTAAGCAAACGGAAAGGATTCTTACGGTCCAATATTCTGAATTTCGGATGAACAATGAACTCCTTATGATCACTTCCCTTGAAATCACTTGTCATAGTACGGTCATGTATGTACATACATAACCTTTGTTCCTCTGGATAACTATACGGCACTATGAGCTGCATGAACTTTTCTTCTGTAATTTTTCTCAAGCAAAACTCACAAACTTGATCAAGAATTATGCAACATTTCATTTTACCATTCGATCTTGTTTTAGAAACCATTACCGGGTTTCTGCTAACAAGATCATACAAGCAAATCTCTGATAATTCTTCTAGCCTCCACGTATCAATGTTCTGCACAAACTCTTCAGCTATCCACCACTCGAGTAGATCAGACACTGgaatttcataacttttaggAAACAATGCCATGTAGATAAGGCACGGCTTTAAATGGTTAGCTAAATGGTCATAACTTGTCTTCAAGCTCATCTCTGTTTCGAAAGCATGAGAACATATATCATATGCAACCTTAAGCCACAAATCCGCTTCTTTTTTCTTGCTTGAAAGAATTCCAGCAATCATGATAATCAGAGAAGGCAATCCTCTGCATTTTTTGGCAACTAGTGGTCCTACATTGCTTAGCTCCGAAGGACAATTCTCTCCTTGAAACACTTTCTTCTGCAATAATTCCCaacttttttcatcatttagaaaTGGAAGCGAATAGGGATCAGTATGCTGCCTCATATGCATAGCCAACTTTTCATTTCTAGTTGTTACCATTACTCTACTTCCCTTTCCATAATTACTACCTACACATAATTGTAAGTTATCCCACGCCTTACATTCCCATATGTCATCTAATACAATGAGAAATCTTCTTGCCATGAGACGCTTCCTGAACATACAGTAAAGATCATCTTCTGCAGTAACACACTCATCACacataatttgttttaaaatctcAAGCAATAACTTTCTCACATCATATATTTGTGAAACGGAGCACCAAGCTCGAACATCAAAATGTTTAATAATAGAATTACTATTGTATATCTTTCTAGCCAGAGCTGTTTTCCCTATTCCAGCCATTCCAACAATCGAAATAACATCTAGATTTGTTGATGTCCTTCTCTTCAAATATTCACTTATAATTTCTACATCATCATCAAACCCAACTACTTCTTCGAATTCGTCATTAACGTCCATGGAAGGCTTTGGACAAATCTCAATGTCCTCCATATCAGTTAGCTTGGCCATTTTTACGATCCTTGGAAATAAAATCTACATATTTCAAAATAGATAACTCTGTTATCTGAACGAATTAAACAAGAATGCACAAATTATTGTAAGATTCCTACTTGTTTGAAACAGAGACAAGGGCctaattattagtttcattatCAAACTTTATATTAGTAGGCATAAAAACACTCCTTTTACTTGATTAACTGAACTTAAATACACCATAAACTTTAGGGGTGTTTTCAACACTTTCCCTATGGGCATAATACATAGATTTGCccttaaacttggcttcaaattttaagtatgacctcaaactttcacagtgcacaaatagacactttaactatcctatttttttataaatacacacGCGAATCCTACATGGCAAAACGCGTGTTATGCACGTTTTCTGCGcgagttatgactattttaaaGGCCCACAACGGTAAAAAAAGCAGAAATGACAAATATACCCTTAATGaattccttttatatatatctttatattttcaaattaaaatttacctAAAATCTAATTTCTCTTTCCTCCTCTTtcaaatctaaattttttttcctctttagaACGATTTGTGCTCATATTTTGTGTAAAtggcttctaattttttttgtcattgtgAAAAAAGAGTTATAATGAAGATTTCTTGGTCTGcaaacaattaattttaatttttttttacttcttaaaTGACgtgtaactttttttaaaaataatgacgtgtaaaatatttaattagttggcaGTTATTGAGTGGCTCACTAATACACGTGGGCGCGATTGTATTTCACGCTCTTTGGGTCCAAAAATCACgtgtgtatttataaaaaaataggatagttaaagtgcctatttgtgcactgtgaaagtttgaggtcatacttaaaatttgaagccaagtttaaggGCAAATCTATGTATTATGCCTTCCCTATGAGACCACTTGCTATGCCATGTGACGTATTGCTATTGTATATCTTTCTAGCAATAGCTGATTTCCCTATTCTAGCCATTCCAACAATCGAGATAACGTCCAGGTTCATTGTTCCTCTCATCAAATACTCTGCATCATCATCAAACCCTTCGTCTATTAGGGATAATAAGGTTCAATGCAAGAGTACTCTTCAGAATTCTCCATATCACTACTTCGTGGAGGTAGAAAGACTGTTTCCAAAAGATCTCCCTCGACTCAAGTGCATCAAATCTAAGTAAAGGACAAGGAATATTACGAATACAAGTATATACGTTCCATTACTATAGTAaaataagacatgaaaattgtGACAAACAATCAAATTAGAAACGCAAATCTATTCTCAAAAAATTCTCGGCTCAAGTGCATCAATGTCAAAAGTAGATCTCACCTTAGAGAATTGCTTCAAAGGTTCTACGGCTTCTCATGTCTTgcacaaaattgaaaaatgaaaaagaaagctAGCAGGGAATATATCTCACCTTAAAGTGGAAATAGAGAGATCAATAATTGCTTCAAAGTGCTGTTAATTATTAgagattttttaattaaagtgCCCATTTAAGTATTGATTTAAGAATGTCTAGATTAAACTATTTCCATCTGTTCATGAAAGCTCATTAGGTATATAACttaattacattaaatatatCTACTTATTAAGattaagatatttaaatttgaataaatatcaaaatgttGCATTAAAATCCAAAGGTGAATATTAAGATGAATCTAAATacacattaaaatatttaaatattgcaTTAAAATACACACGTATAGTTTCCATCAACAAATAACAACAATGAAACATGACAATTAATAGTTGAGATCACATGTGAAAAAGAAATTCAGAATCCATAAGCTTCAAATTCTGGCTCCGTCTCTGACAATACATATCAGAATGTAGCGTTACGTTACAAAGCACAAATCTAAATAGACATTGATATCCTCAGGTCAATAGCAACTTGCTGATTGATGATATGCAAATCAATCCATCCACAGAGCAGAACCTTTCATCTCAGTACGGCAATGGTTTAGCTTCTAATGATGTCTCCTGATCTGATCCGATGAATGATTCTGCTGCTCGGAAATCACATCTAGAACTAtaacaaaaatcatttttagtgacaataaatatgcacattaacaaagagtgttaaagtctttaccgaCATTAGTGAATTAATGTTGCTATAGGCTTTATGGACATTTACAAAGTGTGATATTTAACGGTAATTAAGCTATTGCcgctaaagatcatttttaGTATAGTGAAAATGAATGAATTACATGGCAAAAGGAAGTAGAGAGAAGTCGAAAATCATAAAGATACATACAATGTAATTCTCCGTGGAAGGAATGTAGCTGACCATCTTTAGTAGTTGTTGGAGACATGAAGTTGGAGTCTCTCATATCCTTCAGTATCTTCTACAACTTGTTTAATGTCTTGAGCTATATAGCGAACTGACTCACTACTATCGATAACTGATTTGCAACTGTATATTATAAACAAAGGCCTCCGGGATCCCTTCAAGCTTGGGACAACTTTTTATTACAAGATATTCAAGGCAAGGAAATGATTCCTCTGAGCAACTCCACTTGGTCATAAAAACACGATGTAATTTCAAAAACTTGAGTTTTTCAAACGTGTAATCACCGAGATCCCAATGACATTCCCCTGCAAAGTATATCTCAGATAATTTAAGAGTCTCAAGGCATCGCAATTCTGCAATGCTTGAAACTAATTCATGCGTTAGGAACATTTCACTGAGGGACAAACACTTGAGACGAGAGGGGAGAATAGTATCCAAATTCATCAATGCAGAGCTTGAGTAATCAGAAACATGATCTCCAAATTCATTAACGTGGAGCTTGACTTCTTCAAGATTTGGGAACTTGTCCCAAAACTTTCGAGTCATGTCAGCCACGGACATACAACACATTCCAAGAGTCTTCAAGTTATCTAACAcaatatcatcttcttcttccgATACTGTAATGAGAAATTCGTTTATGTCCACATGCCTCAACTTTGACATTTTCCATATAGCAGAGGATATCATTATATAAGATGAACAAACCCGCAAAGTTTGTAGATGAAGTAGGTGTGACACCCATTTGAAATCAAATGCTTTAACAAAAATTGCAAGGTACTTCAAGTGATCCAGTGACTGAAGTGCAGTAGGCAAAGAATTGTCCAACTAGATATCCAGTAAATGTAAAACCCGAACAAGTTTTAAGTTATTAAGCAAACGAAAAGGATTCTTACGGTCCAATATACTGAATTTCGGATGAACAATGAACTCCTTACGATCACTTTCCTTGAAATCACTTGTCATAGTACGGTCATGTATGTACATACATAACCTTTGTTCCTCTGGATAACTATACGGCACTATGAACTTTTCTTCTGTAATTTTTCTCAAGCAAAAGTCACGAACATGATCAAGAACGATGCAGCATTTCATTTCACCATTCGATCTTCTTTCAGAAACCACTACGAGGTTTCTGCCAACAAGATCATGCAAGCAAATCTCTGATAATTCTTCTAGCTTCAAGGTGTCAATGTTGTGCACAAACTCCTCAGCTATCCACCACTTGAGTAGATCAGATACTGGAATTTCGTATTTTTTTAGGAAACAATCCCATGTAGATAAGGCAAGGCTTCAAATGGTCCGGTAAATGGTCATAACTTGATTGTATCGTCATCATGATAATCTCCTTGTTGGGAACGTGAGAACTTATATCATATGCAATCTTAAGCCACGAAGACccttctctttctcttgaaagaaCTTGAGCAATCATGATAATCAATAAAGGCAGTCCTCTACATTCTttttgaagaaaccttaccccagaacacgaaccaggttcgtgtaagttgcttttaagtaaagacagagtaaagacacaaacacttactcaattaaaaaccttcctcactcaaggaaggaaaaacctcgttttattaattcaactataagatttgtgattacaactcaataatcaaaaagtcttatctctactactccctcgattgactccaatcgatctctccaaaaggtcaaacccaccttttgttacaactctcactaacactcaaccctacaaagagccaaacccaccctttgtacaataaactgtaaattacaattaagaacaaaaacaagACAAATAGTTCTACACGATAAAACCTTCTCACTCAAGAATGTTTTAAACGTAGTAATCCTATCAACCTTGAAgacttcaatttgatgaataattctcCCTTGTTCTCTGCGTGAAGTCGTNNNNNNNNNNNNNNNNNNNNNNNNNNNNNNNNNNNNNNNNNNNNNNNNNNNNNNNNNNNNNNNNNNNNNNNNNNNNNNNNNNNNNNNNNNNNNNNNNNNNNNNNNNNNNNNNNNNNNNNNNNNNNNNNNNNNNNNNNNNNNNNNNNNNNNNNNNNNNNNNNNNNNNNNNNNNNNNNNNNNNNNNNNNNNNNNNNNNNNNNNNNNNNNNNNNNNNNNNNNNNNNNNNNNNNNNNNNNNNNNNNNNNNNNNNNNNNNNNNNNNNNNNNNNNNNNNNNNNNNNNNNNNNNNNNNNNNNNNNNNNNNNNNNNNNNNNNNNNNNNNNNNNNNNNNNNNNNNNNNNNNNNNNNNNNNNNNNNNNNNNNNNNNNNNNNNNNNNNNNNNNNNNNNNNNNNNNNNNNNNNNNNNNNNNNNNNNNNNNNNNNNNNNNNNNNNNNNNNNNNNNNNNNNNNNNNNNNNNNNNNNNNNNNNNNNNNNNNNNNNNNNNNNNNNNNNNNNNNNNNNNNNNNNNNNNNNNNNNNNNNNNNNNNNNNNNNNNNNNNNNNNNNNNNNNNNNNNNNNNNNNNNNNNNNNNNNNNNNNNNNNNNNNNNNNNNNNNNNNNNNNNNNNNNNNNNNNNNNNNNNNNNNNNNNNNNNNNNNNNNNNNNNNNNNNNNNNNNNNNNNNNNNNNNNNNNNNNNNNNNNNNNNNNNNNNNNNNNNNNNNNNNNNNNNNNNNNNNNNNNNNNNNNNNNNNNNNNNNNNNNNNNNNNNNNNNNNNNNNNNNNNNNNNNNNNNNNNNNNNNNNNNNNNNNNNNNNNNNNNNNNNNNNNNNNNNNNNNNNNNNNNNNNNNNNNNNNNNNNNNNNNNNNNNNNNNNNNNNNNNNNNNNNNNNNNNNNNNNNNNNNNNNNNNNNNNNNNNNNNNNNNNNNNNNNNNNNNNNNNNNNNNNNNNNNNNNNNNNNNNNNNNNNNNNNNNNNNNNNNNNNNNNNNNNNNNNNNNNNNNNNNNNNNNNNNNNNNNNNNNNNNNNNNNNNNNNNNNNNNNNNNNNNNNNNNNNNNNNNNNNNNNNNNNNNNNNNNNNNNNNNNNNNNNNNNNNNNNNNNNNNNNNNNNNNNNNNNNNNNNNNNNNNNNNNNNNNNNNNNNNNNNNNNNNNNNNNNNNNNNNNNNNNNNNNNNNNNNNNNNNNNNNNNNNNNNNNNNNNNNNNNNNNNNNNNNNNNNNNNNNNNNNNNNNNNNNNNNNNNNNNNNNNNNNNNNNNNNNNNNNNNNNNNNNNNNNNNNNNNNNNNNNNNNNNNNNNNNNNNNNNNNNNNNNNNNNNNNNNNNNNNNNNNNNNNNNNNNNNNNNNNNNNNNNNNNNNNNNNNNNNNNNNNNNNNNNNNNNNNNNNNNNNNNNNNNNNNNNNNNNNNNNNNNNNNNNNNNNNNNNNNNNNNNNNNNNNNNNNNNNNNNNNNNNNNNNNNNNNNNNNNNNNNNNNNNNNNNNNNNNNNNNNNNNNNNNNNNNNNNNNNNNNNNNNNNNNNNNNNNNNNNNNNNNNNNNNNNNNNNNNNNNNNNNNNNNNNNNNNNNNNNNNNNNNNNNNNNNNNNNNNNNNNNNNNNNNNNNNNNNNNNNNNNNNNNNNNNNNNNNNNNNNNNNNNNNNNNNNNNNNNNNNNNNNNNNNNNNNNNNNNNNNNNNNNNNNNNNNNNNNNNNNNNNNNNNNNNNNNNNNNNNNNNNNNNNNNNNNNNNNNNNNNNNNNNNNNNNNNNNNNNNNNNNNNNNNNNNNNNNNNNNNNNNNNNNNNNNNNNNNNNNNNNNNNNNNNNNNNNNNNNNNNNNNNNNNNNNNNNNNNNNNNNNNNNNNNNNNNNNNNNNNNNNNNNNNNNNNNNNNNNNNNNNNNNNNNNNNNNNNNNNNNNNNNNNNNNNNNNNNNNNNNNNNNNNNNNNNNNNNNNNNNNNNNNNNNNNNNNNNNNNNNNNNNNNNNNNNNNNNNNNNNNNNNNNNNNNNNNNNNNNNNNNNNNNNNNNNNNNNNNNNNNNNNNNNNNNNNNNNNNNNNNNNNNNNNNNNNNNNNNNNNNNNNNNNNNNNNNNNNNNNNNNNNNNNNNNNNNNNNNNNNNNNNNNNNNNNNNNNNNNNNNNNNNNNNNNNNNNNNNNNNNNNNNNNNNNNNNNNNNNNNNNNNNNNNNNNNNNNNNNNNNNNNNNNNNNNNNNNNNNNNNNNNNNNNNNNNNNNNNNNNNNNNNNNNNNNNNNNNNNNNNNNNNNNNNNNNNNNNNNNNNNNNNNNNNNNNNNNNNNNNNNNNNNNNNNNNNNNNNNNNNNNNNNNNNNNNNNNNNNNNNNNNNNNNNNNNNNNNNNNNNNNNNNNNNNNNNNNNNNNNNNNNNNNNNNNNNNNNNNNNNNNNNNNNNNNNNNNNNNNNNNNNNNNNNNNNNNNNNNNNNNNNNNNNNNNNNNNNNNNNNNNNNNNNNNNNNNNNNNNNNNNNNNNNNNNNNNNNNNNNNNNNNNNNNNNNNNNNNNNNNNNNNNNNNNNNNNNNNNNNNNNNNNNNNNNNNNNNNNNNNNNNNNNNNNNNNNNNNNNNNNNNNNNNNNNNNNNNNNNNNNNNNNNNNNNNNNNNNNNNNNNNNNNNNNNNNNNNNNNNNNNNNNNNNNNNNNNNNNNNNNNNNNNNNNNNNNNNNNNNNNNNNNNNNNNNNNNNNNNNNNNNNNNNNNNNNNNNNNNNNNNNNNNNNNNNNNNNNNNNNNNNNNNNNNNNNNNNNNNNNNNNNNNNNNNNNNNNNNNNNNNNNNNNNNNNNNNNNNNNNNNNNNNNNNNNNNNNNNNNNNNNNNNNNNNNNNNNNNNNNNNNNNNNNNNNNNNNNNNNNNNNNNNNNNNNNNNNNNNNNNNNNNNNNNNNNNNNNNNNNNNNNNNNNNNNNNNNNNNNNNNNNNNNNNNNNNNNNNNNNNNNNNNNNNNNNNNNNNNNNNNNNNNNNNNNNNNNNNNNNNNNNNNNNNNNNNNNNNNNNNNNNNNNNNNNNNNNNNNNNNNNNNNNNNNNNNNNNNNNNNNNNNNNNNNNNNNNNNNNNNNNNNNNNNNNNNNNNNNNNNNNNNNNNNNNNNNNNNNNNNNNNNNNNNN
The window above is part of the Solanum pennellii chromosome 5, SPENNV200 genome. Proteins encoded here:
- the LOC107020077 gene encoding putative late blight resistance protein homolog R1A-10; protein product: MAKLTDMEDIEICPKPSMDVNDEFEEVVGFDDDVEIISEYLKRRTSTNLDVISIVGMAGIGKTALARKIYNSNSIIKHFDVRAWCSVSQIYDVRKLLLEILKQIMCDECVTAEDDLYCMFRKRLMARRFLIVLDDIWECKAWDNLQLCVGSNYGKGSRVMVTTRNEKLAMHMRQHTDPYSLPFLNDEKSWELLQKKVFQGENCPSELSNVGPLVAKKCRGLPSLIIMIAGILSSKKKEADLWLKVAYDICSHAFETEMSLKTSYDHLANHLKPCLIYMALFPKSYEIPVSDLLEWWIAEEFVQNIDTWRLEELSEICLYDLVSRNPVMVSKTRSNGKMKCCIILDQVCEFCLRKITEEKFMQLIVPYSYPEEQRLCMYIHDRTMTSDFKGSDHKEFIVHPKFRILDRKNPFRLLNNLRLVRVLHLLDIYLDNSLSAKFQSFPHLRYLAIFAKAFDLKWVSHLLHLQTLRVRSSYIMISSVIWKMSKLRHVDINKFPVTVWEEEDDIVLDHLKTLGMCCMSVADMTRKFWDKFPYLEELKLHVNEFGDHVSDYSNSALMNLDTILPSRLKCLSLSEMFLTHELVSSIAELRYLETLKLSEIYFAGERYWDLGDYTFEKLKFLKLHRVFMTKWSCREESFPCLEYLVIKSCPKLEGIPEAFVYNIPLELIKVIDCSDSVGNSALKIKKESEEYYGFTSLKVHILKKDKR